From one Sesamum indicum cultivar Zhongzhi No. 13 linkage group LG13, S_indicum_v1.0, whole genome shotgun sequence genomic stretch:
- the LOC105176394 gene encoding MADS-box protein JOINTLESS: MDREKIQIKKIDNATARQVTFSKRRRGLFKKAEELSVLCDADVALIIFSSTGKLFEYSSSSMKEILERHKLHAKNLDKMEQPSLELQLVEDSNCSRLSKEVAERSHQLRRMRGEELQGLSIEELQQLESSLESGLSRVIEKKGEKIMKEINQLQEKGTQLMEGNARLRQRVVDISNGRRNNATADSENIVYDEGQSSESVNACNSIGPPQDYESSDTSLKLGLPYSG; the protein is encoded by the exons atggataGGGAGAAAATTCAGATCAAGAAAATCGACAACGCCACAGCTCGGCAGGTGACTTTCTCCAAGAGGCGAAGAGGGCTTTTCAAGAAAGCTGAAGAGCTCTCAGTTCTTTGCGATGCTGATGTTGCTCTCATCATCTTCTCCTCCACTGGCAAGCTCTTTGAGTACTCCAGCTCCAG CATGAAGGAAATTCTAGAAAGGCATAAGTTGCACGCAAAGAACCTCGATAAGATGGAACAACCATCTCTCGAACTGCAG CTAGTTGAGGATAGCAACTGCTCCAGACTAAGTAAAGAAGTGGCTGAGAGAAGCCATCAGCTCAG GCGCATGAGAGGAGAGGAGCTTCAAGGTTTAAGCATTGAGGAGTTGCAGCAGTTGGAGAGTTCTCTTGAATCTGGATTGAGCCGTGTTATAGAGAAAAAG GGcgaaaaaatcatgaaagagATCAACCAACTTCAGGAAAAG GGAACGCAACTCATGGAAGGGAATGCCAGACTCAGACAACGG GTGGTGGATATATCGAACGGGCGAAGAAACAACGCAACGGCTGATTCCGAGAACATAGTCTATGACGAAGGCCAATCGTCGGAGTCTGTGAATGCTTGCAACTCGATCGGTCCTCCGCAGGACTACGAGAGCTCTGATACATCGCTTAAACTGGG GCTGCCTTACTCTGGCTAA